From one Solanum lycopersicum chromosome 12, SLM_r2.1 genomic stretch:
- the LOC109119102 gene encoding uncharacterized protein: MVMMIRDSLSTANSLQKLYANNRKRALEFKVGHQVYLKISPIKGVMRFGKKGKLSPRYIGPYEVLQQVGNVDYKSQLSKDLASVHPLFYLSMFKKFLGDLTSILLVEGLGVDEILSYAKVPIEILDPQVKRLRNKDIIVKVLWRNHLVEGATCVAEADMRSRYPHLFSS; this comes from the coding sequence ATGGTGATGATGATTAGAGATAGTTTGTCTACTGCAAACAGTCTTCAAAAATTATATGCCAATAATAGAAAGAGAGCTTTAGAGTTTAAGGTAGGTCATcaggtctatttgaagatatcacccattaaaggggtgatgaggtttggtaagaaaggtaagttgagtccgaggtatataGGCCCTTATGAGGTCTTGCAGCAAGTAGGAAATGTTGACTACAAATCGCAGTTATCTAAAGATTTGGCTTCTGTTCATCCACTGTTTTACCTTTCAATGTTTAAGAAGTTTCTAGGTGATCTAACATCCATCCTTCTTGTTGAGGGGTTAGGAGTTGATGAGATTCTATCTTATGCAAAGGTTCcaattgaaattttagatcCTCAAGTGAAGCGACTGAGGAACAAAGATATTATCGTGAAAGTTCTCTGGcggaaccaccttgttgagggtgcaacgTGTGTGGCCGAGGCTGACATGCGATCTCGTTATCCTCATTTGTTCAGTTCATAA